One region of Paenibacillus polymyxa M1 genomic DNA includes:
- a CDS encoding carbohydrate ABC transporter permease yields the protein MNKRLTTFYWMTVPAVLLFFIFLTLPALQGFYYSLTNWNGFGHQYHFVGFKNYINLFQDDNVGNAYWFTFKFAIVVTIAINILSLLIAIGLNAKIRFRNFFRGIYFLPNILSVLIVGYIFNYLFSNVFTIWGQNLGIGSLSTNILGSEQLAWVGVVIVAVWQGIAFNTVLYLAGLQTIPTSLYEASNLDGAGKWREFWSITFPLIAPFFTINMVLAMKNSLMVFDQIVALTNGGPGRATQSISHLIYTGGFRGGEFAYQSANSVIYFIVIAIISILQLRFLQRREMDN from the coding sequence ATGAATAAGCGACTAACGACTTTTTACTGGATGACGGTGCCGGCGGTGCTATTATTTTTTATATTTTTGACCTTACCTGCCTTGCAGGGATTTTATTACTCGCTCACCAATTGGAACGGATTTGGCCATCAGTATCACTTTGTCGGGTTTAAGAACTATATTAATTTGTTTCAGGACGACAATGTGGGCAATGCTTACTGGTTTACTTTCAAATTTGCGATTGTGGTTACCATTGCGATTAATATTCTCAGCTTGCTGATTGCCATAGGGCTAAACGCTAAAATACGTTTTCGTAATTTCTTTCGCGGGATTTATTTCTTACCTAATATTTTGAGCGTGTTGATCGTAGGTTACATATTCAATTACCTGTTCTCGAACGTGTTTACGATCTGGGGACAGAACTTAGGTATTGGCTCACTATCGACGAACATCTTAGGCAGTGAGCAGTTGGCTTGGGTAGGAGTGGTCATTGTAGCTGTATGGCAGGGCATCGCCTTTAATACGGTTCTCTATCTGGCAGGGCTACAAACGATTCCGACCAGTCTGTATGAGGCATCCAATCTGGATGGTGCAGGTAAATGGCGTGAATTCTGGAGCATTACCTTTCCGTTGATTGCTCCGTTTTTTACGATCAATATGGTATTGGCGATGAAAAATTCCCTGATGGTATTTGATCAGATCGTGGCCTTGACGAACGGCGGACCGGGACGGGCCACGCAGTCGATTTCCCATCTGATATACACCGGGGGCTTTAGAGGTGGGGAATTTGCATATCAGTCGGCTAACTCTGTGATTTACTTTATTGTGATCGCGATCATTTCCATCTTACAGCTGCGATTCCTCCAGAGAAGGGAGATGGACAACTGA
- a CDS encoding ABC transporter substrate-binding protein, producing the protein MWNGVKRLSTLAAILLLVIIVSACNRSDNSGKVQIEFFQNKPEAKGSFDKLIAQFNQEHPGIEVTQVNPPEAETVLLTRVVKNDVPDIVGLGATDTYSILAQSGIFTDLANTELPRTVDPIYLKMLKDVTGVDPVYGIPYAANANGVMYNKTLFKEMGIQVPKTWDELIATAQKIKAAGKIPFYFTYKDDWQTNLPFNALGPNLVGIDFFLQRRENQVTFQDKYREVAEKQLELLKYGHSDNFGKNYADGNRAFANGQGLMYIQGSWAISEIRKANPKVELGFFPLPSGNDAKAVKLVSGIDTLLAVSEGTPHKKEAKEFIAFLLKPENSKQYITEQTLFSAVKGVTQDDPSVTELLPYFKSGRVIDFADHYIPKAVQLNSIVQAFLQNGDIDAYLAKLDREWNKVANRR; encoded by the coding sequence ATGTGGAATGGGGTCAAAAGACTGTCTACACTAGCGGCGATCCTGCTGCTAGTGATCATTGTAAGCGCATGCAATAGGAGTGACAATTCAGGCAAGGTACAAATTGAGTTTTTCCAAAACAAGCCGGAGGCCAAGGGTTCGTTCGATAAGCTGATCGCTCAATTCAATCAGGAACATCCCGGTATTGAAGTGACACAGGTCAATCCGCCAGAGGCAGAAACGGTGTTATTGACCCGGGTTGTCAAAAACGATGTACCTGACATTGTGGGACTTGGGGCCACGGATACCTACTCCATTTTGGCACAGAGCGGTATTTTTACGGATCTCGCGAATACAGAATTGCCACGTACGGTGGACCCGATTTACCTCAAAATGCTTAAGGATGTGACTGGGGTCGATCCTGTGTATGGAATTCCTTATGCTGCGAATGCGAATGGTGTGATGTATAACAAGACACTTTTTAAGGAAATGGGAATACAGGTGCCCAAAACGTGGGATGAACTGATTGCAACGGCGCAAAAGATCAAGGCTGCTGGTAAAATCCCATTTTATTTTACATATAAAGATGATTGGCAAACGAACCTTCCTTTTAATGCACTGGGTCCGAATTTGGTGGGCATTGATTTTTTCCTGCAACGGCGTGAGAATCAGGTCACCTTTCAGGACAAGTACCGCGAGGTTGCGGAAAAGCAGCTGGAGCTACTGAAATACGGACATAGTGATAATTTTGGCAAAAACTATGCTGACGGTAATCGTGCTTTCGCTAACGGGCAGGGACTGATGTACATTCAGGGCTCGTGGGCTATATCTGAAATTCGCAAGGCTAACCCGAAAGTGGAACTCGGATTTTTCCCGTTACCCTCAGGGAATGACGCAAAGGCGGTCAAGCTGGTGTCTGGTATAGATACGCTATTGGCCGTTTCGGAAGGCACGCCGCATAAAAAGGAGGCGAAGGAGTTCATTGCCTTCTTATTAAAACCGGAGAACAGCAAGCAATACATTACGGAACAAACATTATTTTCAGCGGTGAAGGGAGTCACGCAGGATGACCCGAGTGTGACAGAGCTGCTGCCGTATTTTAAATCAGGCCGTGTCATTGATTTTGCCGATCATTATATTCCCAAAGCGGTCCAATTGAATTCAATTGTACAGGCGTTCCTGCAAAACGGAGACATCGATGCCTATCTAGCCAAGCTCGACCGGGAGTGGAATAAGGTAGCTAACCGCCGATAG
- a CDS encoding ABC transporter permease, translating to MKRLIHSEFERLWKRKWFWLMVLCTPVLAYSTGLYYLRTRNVPIEVLHQNFIVTSLQENLYLFCNSAVAALAAAVFTEEFQSGRLRLLFMRRFTRGQIFWSKLLVLNVSILLLLIIYALSSQVIVEVWKFSYDLSDIGLSGVRLLRILEYYGWAFASLLAISSLYCFFAMYSKSVTYAIGICMVYNLASLLFDPLYLKLASFVSHVPYLYDVVTFMIIPYLQHTGLNNSLIGSLSVNGAIITVVSVYLVLFTWGAYRRFVADDYLC from the coding sequence ATGAAGCGATTGATACACAGTGAATTCGAACGATTGTGGAAGCGAAAGTGGTTCTGGCTTATGGTTTTATGCACACCTGTGCTAGCCTATTCGACAGGATTATATTATTTGCGTACTCGGAATGTTCCAATAGAGGTGCTACACCAGAATTTTATCGTCACCAGTCTGCAGGAGAATTTATATTTATTTTGCAACAGTGCTGTGGCTGCTTTAGCTGCTGCTGTGTTTACTGAGGAATTTCAAAGTGGACGGCTGCGGCTATTATTCATGCGTCGATTTACCCGTGGTCAGATTTTTTGGAGCAAGCTGCTGGTTTTGAATGTTTCTATCTTACTTCTTCTCATTATATATGCCTTATCCTCACAGGTGATCGTTGAAGTATGGAAATTTTCATATGATTTAAGTGATATAGGTCTGTCTGGAGTTCGATTGCTGCGCATCCTTGAATACTATGGCTGGGCATTTGCTTCTCTATTAGCTATAAGTTCCTTGTATTGCTTTTTTGCTATGTATAGCAAGAGTGTTACATATGCTATTGGTATTTGCATGGTATACAATTTGGCTTCTCTGTTATTTGATCCGCTGTATCTAAAATTGGCATCCTTTGTTTCTCATGTTCCATACCTATATGATGTGGTCACATTTATGATTATTCCATATCTGCAACATACGGGATTGAATAATTCTTTAATCGGAAGTTTATCTGTGAACGGGGCCATCATTACCGTTGTAAGTGTATATCTTGTCTTGTTTACATGGGGGGCATATCGCCGCTTTGTAGCCGATGATTATTTGTGTTAG
- a CDS encoding ABC transporter ATP-binding protein, with translation MSDFLLEVNQVTKKMGKRNLLNNISFKLQKGKIYGFIGPNGAGKTTMMRIMTGLMKPTSGSVQIASYNVHTDREKALSKVGAIIESPVFFDYMTGRQVLRNLSRLHSEIASSDREAHIEELLTKVRLETRGDDKVKTYSLGMKQRLGIAQSMLGTPELLLLDEPSNGLDPMGMRELRDIVLGLRNSANYAFFISSHLLDELQQMCDELIVIKEGRLVWQGPTDQLIKEGQRLEDAFMGLMGL, from the coding sequence ATGTCGGACTTCTTGCTGGAGGTCAATCAGGTAACAAAAAAAATGGGGAAAAGAAATTTATTAAATAATATTTCATTCAAGCTTCAGAAAGGGAAGATTTATGGATTCATCGGACCCAATGGAGCGGGCAAAACAACAATGATGCGTATTATGACTGGATTAATGAAGCCAACCAGCGGCTCTGTACAGATAGCTTCATATAATGTACATACGGACCGGGAAAAAGCGCTGTCCAAGGTGGGGGCCATTATTGAATCTCCGGTCTTTTTTGATTATATGACAGGCAGGCAGGTTTTACGTAATTTATCACGCCTGCACTCTGAAATTGCATCCTCAGATCGGGAGGCACATATCGAAGAGTTGCTTACAAAGGTGAGATTAGAAACGCGGGGCGACGACAAGGTAAAAACCTATTCGCTTGGAATGAAGCAAAGACTAGGTATTGCACAGTCCATGCTGGGTACTCCGGAGCTTTTGTTGTTGGATGAACCGTCTAATGGTCTTGATCCCATGGGGATGAGAGAACTGCGTGATATTGTGCTTGGTTTGCGTAACTCGGCCAATTATGCCTTTTTTATCTCCAGTCATCTGCTGGACGAATTGCAACAGATGTGCGATGAACTTATCGTAATTAAAGAGGGCAGGCTAGTTTGGCAGGGGCCTACTGATCAGCTGATAAAGGAGGGCCAACGTCTGGAGGATGCCTTTATGGGGTTAATGGGATTATGA
- the abc-f gene encoding ribosomal protection-like ABC-F family protein — MYIVNGQQLKKYHAANLILDGVTFDIHKGEKVGLIGRNGSGKTTLLRLIARLSRPDEGQLVIAKDTKIGYLPQIPAEFESFTVYETLAYAYRELKDCRNQMSTLEREMSDPVVAANPELLEKMLQTYASLQEQFERNGGYEMDANMDQVADGLGIPKAMYTRNFGSLSGGEKTKIALASQLIGRPDLLLLDEPTNHLDLKGLEWLEQFLQSYTGACVVVSHDRYFLDRVAGKMIELEDGEAFTYYTNYSGYVKEKEERLLLQFEDYKEQQKRIKKMKETIRRLEEWGRNGDNEKFFKKAASIRKALERMELVKRPVLDPQGAEFNLRLEDRSGRRVLQFEEIAKAYGERQILNGATGSLEFGEKVALLGDNGAGKTTLLKLLLGQESVDAGTVQWGARVEYGYLAQQERERDSRATVLAYFKEEAGLEEGEARGQLAKYLFYGADVFKPVSMLSGGEWSRLRLALLVMKKPNLLVLDEPTNHLDIDSREALEEALDTYTGTVLAISHDRYFVNKLAERVWELENGQLFFYLGGFDEYRAKKRELENARLQHGADAGGRSASASRAASGGGSGSGLAMPAGAASNDAGMASRTGATTGADASRARSGSAGQLGAPDARSGARGAKAAKPSRSPAASRERLERAIAAKEAELAATDAELELLGTGSDTARMAELWDVREQLQAELDTLLGEWIELE, encoded by the coding sequence ATGTATATTGTAAACGGTCAACAATTGAAAAAATACCACGCTGCCAATCTGATTTTAGATGGTGTAACGTTTGATATCCATAAGGGAGAAAAAGTGGGGCTCATCGGCCGCAACGGAAGCGGTAAAACCACCCTTTTACGTCTGATTGCACGTTTGTCCCGCCCGGATGAAGGGCAGCTTGTCATTGCCAAAGATACGAAAATCGGCTACTTGCCGCAAATCCCTGCGGAGTTTGAGAGCTTCACCGTATACGAAACGCTGGCTTACGCCTATCGTGAACTGAAGGATTGCCGCAATCAGATGAGCACGCTCGAACGGGAAATGTCAGATCCGGTTGTGGCAGCGAATCCGGAGCTGTTGGAGAAAATGCTGCAAACGTATGCTTCCCTACAGGAGCAGTTTGAGCGTAACGGCGGCTATGAAATGGATGCAAATATGGATCAGGTAGCGGATGGGCTAGGTATTCCCAAAGCTATGTATACGCGCAACTTCGGATCACTGTCAGGCGGAGAAAAAACCAAAATAGCACTGGCATCACAGCTCATTGGACGGCCGGATTTGCTGCTGCTGGATGAGCCAACCAACCATCTGGATTTGAAAGGGCTGGAATGGCTAGAGCAATTTTTGCAGAGCTACACCGGGGCCTGTGTGGTTGTATCCCATGATCGCTATTTTCTGGATCGAGTTGCTGGCAAGATGATCGAACTGGAGGATGGCGAGGCCTTTACGTACTATACGAATTACAGCGGCTACGTTAAGGAAAAGGAAGAACGTCTGCTGCTGCAATTTGAGGATTATAAGGAACAGCAAAAGCGGATCAAAAAGATGAAGGAGACCATTCGGCGTTTGGAAGAGTGGGGGCGCAATGGCGACAACGAAAAGTTCTTCAAAAAGGCAGCCTCAATCCGCAAGGCGCTGGAGCGCATGGAATTGGTGAAGCGGCCTGTACTGGACCCGCAGGGAGCGGAGTTTAACTTAAGACTGGAGGATCGTTCCGGTCGCCGGGTGCTTCAGTTTGAAGAAATCGCCAAAGCCTATGGAGAACGTCAGATATTAAACGGGGCTACGGGTAGCCTAGAATTCGGTGAAAAGGTAGCCTTGTTAGGCGATAATGGCGCGGGCAAAACGACGCTGCTCAAGCTGTTGCTTGGTCAGGAAAGCGTAGATGCAGGCACGGTCCAATGGGGCGCGCGCGTCGAGTACGGATATTTGGCGCAGCAAGAGAGAGAACGGGATAGCCGGGCGACGGTGCTTGCTTACTTCAAGGAGGAAGCAGGGCTGGAAGAAGGCGAGGCGCGCGGGCAGCTGGCGAAGTATTTATTTTATGGTGCGGATGTGTTTAAACCCGTGAGCATGCTGTCCGGTGGGGAGTGGTCCCGCTTAAGGCTGGCGCTGCTGGTTATGAAAAAGCCGAATTTGTTGGTGCTGGATGAGCCGACGAACCATCTGGACATCGATTCCCGTGAGGCCTTGGAGGAAGCGCTGGACACCTACACGGGAACGGTGTTGGCGATTTCACATGACCGCTACTTTGTGAACAAGCTGGCTGAGCGCGTGTGGGAGCTGGAGAACGGGCAGCTGTTCTTTTATCTGGGCGGCTTCGATGAATACCGCGCGAAGAAGCGGGAGCTGGAAAACGCTCGCTTGCAACATGGGGCGGATGCAGGGGGACGATCGGCATCTGCAAGTAGAGCCGCATCTGGTGGCGGCTCAGGCTCGGGCCTAGCTATGCCTGCTGGCGCAGCGAGCAATGATGCGGGAATGGCTTCGCGGACAGGAGCGACCACCGGAGCCGATGCGAGCCGTGCTCGCTCCGGGTCGGCAGGTCAATTGGGGGCGCCTGATGCCCGGAGTGGGGCACGCGGAGCGAAGGCCGCGAAGCCATCCCGCTCGCCCGCTGCGTCCCGCGAGCGCTTGGAGCGGGCGATTGCCGCCAAGGAAGCAGAATTGGCGGCGACAGATGCCGAGCTGGAGCTGCTCGGTACTGGTAGTGACACGGCGCGCATGGCGGAGCTGTGGGACGTGCGTGAGCAGCTGCAAGCGGAGCTGGACACGTTGCTCGGCGAGTGGATTGAACTAGAGTAA
- a CDS encoding RAxF-45 family protein, translated as MNHEMLNNRISQLPIAMAGIVHAFPYNGRSLSNFNHTVVSIARRRLP; from the coding sequence GTGAATCACGAGATGCTGAACAACCGTATTAGCCAGCTGCCGATTGCTATGGCTGGCATTGTTCATGCTTTTCCATACAACGGGAGAAGTCTGTCCAATTTTAATCATACGGTTGTAAGCATCGCGAGAAGACGCCTACCTTAA
- a CDS encoding MFS transporter, with amino-acid sequence MNFKVVILTIATFTVGLVELIIGGVLPQIAQDLNVSVSTAGQLIMIYALVYAIAGPTLLALTAKIERKRLYLWSMFIFILGSLLAFWSPNYAVLFISRIVTAASGSLIVTLSLTIAVKVVSKAYQARVLGVISMGVSSSIVLGIPAGVLIGNAFGWRVLFLIIALLTVVSMIIMNLFMERIPTEHVVPMREQLKSLKNVKVISAHLVTTLTLAGHYTLYAYFTPFLENLMGLNASWVSVAYFVFGLAAVSGGFIGGSLADRFGTAKSILIVVGVFIAVMFLLPFSIHSMYVFVPLLIIWGILSWALSPPMQSYLIENAPESGSIQQSFNFSALQVGIALGSALGGVVIDNSTSVATNAWVGGAFVIVAFVCGVFSITRAGTSQTVRGHHSVS; translated from the coding sequence ATGAACTTCAAAGTAGTTATTTTAACCATTGCGACCTTTACGGTAGGTCTGGTGGAGTTGATTATTGGTGGCGTGCTGCCCCAGATTGCACAGGATTTGAATGTCTCTGTAAGCACGGCAGGACAGCTTATCATGATCTATGCGCTTGTGTACGCTATTGCCGGGCCGACTTTGTTGGCGTTGACCGCCAAAATTGAACGAAAACGACTGTATTTGTGGTCGATGTTTATCTTTATCCTGGGAAGTCTGCTGGCTTTCTGGAGTCCGAACTATGCTGTGTTGTTTATATCTCGTATCGTTACTGCTGCCAGTGGGTCGTTGATCGTGACATTGTCACTAACCATTGCGGTTAAAGTGGTGTCCAAAGCTTATCAGGCCCGCGTTCTCGGTGTGATCTCCATGGGGGTCAGTTCCTCTATCGTGCTAGGCATCCCAGCCGGGGTGCTGATTGGAAATGCGTTTGGCTGGCGGGTGCTATTTCTGATTATTGCCTTGTTGACCGTAGTTTCTATGATCATTATGAACTTGTTTATGGAACGGATTCCAACGGAACATGTTGTGCCTATGCGTGAGCAGTTGAAGTCCTTGAAAAATGTTAAAGTAATCAGCGCCCATCTGGTTACTACGCTGACACTGGCGGGACACTACACGTTGTATGCGTATTTCACACCGTTTTTGGAAAACCTGATGGGTTTGAACGCCTCGTGGGTGAGTGTGGCCTATTTCGTCTTTGGGCTGGCGGCAGTGAGTGGAGGTTTTATTGGCGGTTCTTTGGCCGATCGATTCGGCACAGCGAAAAGCATTCTCATTGTCGTAGGTGTGTTTATCGCTGTGATGTTCCTGCTGCCGTTCTCGATTCACTCGATGTATGTGTTTGTGCCGCTTCTGATCATCTGGGGAATCCTGAGCTGGGCCTTGTCGCCCCCAATGCAAAGTTATCTTATTGAAAATGCACCCGAATCAGGCAGTATTCAGCAAAGCTTTAATTTCTCTGCACTCCAGGTCGGGATCGCCCTCGGTTCTGCCTTGGGAGGGGTAGTGATTGATAATAGTACTTCTGTTGCCACGAACGCCTGGGTGGGCGGGGCATTTGTGATTGTTGCTTTTGTCTGCGGCGTATTTTCGATTACGAGAGCGGGGACATCGCAGACAGTCAGAGGACACCACTCCGTCTCATAG
- a CDS encoding acetylxylan esterase, with product MPEDMSLQQLQSYMGSNPKPQDFDKYWERALQELERQPLEYTLEPADFVSPLVECYHLYFTGVGGARVHGKLARPKHLTEQGPALAMFHGYSCDSGDWFDKVSYAAHGFTVLAMDCRGQGGLSEDNLQVQGTTVRGHIIRGIDDPDPDRLYYRNVFLDTVQTVRILMSMEQVDPERIGAFGCSQGGALTVACAALEPRVRVAVPVYPFLSDYKRAWALDATTSAYEELVYYFRWFDPNHVRESEVFHRLGYIDIQHLADRIRGRVLFVTGLSDVICPPSTQFAVYNKIVSDKELLVYHEYGHEYLPYLSDRAMSEFLRL from the coding sequence ATGCCGGAGGATATGTCTTTACAGCAGCTACAATCCTATATGGGAAGTAATCCGAAGCCGCAGGATTTTGATAAGTATTGGGAACGGGCGCTGCAAGAACTGGAACGACAGCCACTTGAATATACACTGGAGCCTGCCGATTTTGTCTCTCCGCTGGTGGAGTGTTACCATCTGTATTTTACTGGAGTGGGCGGGGCAAGGGTACATGGGAAGCTGGCTCGTCCCAAGCATCTTACGGAACAAGGTCCAGCCTTGGCGATGTTCCATGGGTATTCCTGCGATAGTGGCGACTGGTTCGACAAGGTGAGCTATGCGGCACACGGATTCACTGTGCTGGCTATGGATTGCCGAGGGCAAGGCGGACTGTCCGAGGACAATTTGCAGGTTCAGGGGACGACAGTTCGCGGCCATATTATCCGCGGGATTGACGACCCGGACCCGGATCGGTTGTATTACCGCAACGTATTTTTGGATACGGTACAGACGGTGCGCATTCTAATGTCTATGGAGCAGGTTGACCCTGAACGGATCGGTGCATTTGGCTGCTCCCAAGGCGGGGCACTAACGGTTGCCTGTGCTGCATTGGAGCCGCGTGTCCGTGTGGCGGTCCCGGTATATCCGTTCCTGTCGGATTATAAAAGAGCTTGGGCGCTGGATGCAACGACATCGGCCTATGAGGAACTGGTTTATTATTTTCGCTGGTTTGATCCCAATCATGTACGTGAGAGCGAAGTGTTTCACCGCTTAGGCTACATCGACATTCAACATTTAGCAGACCGTATTCGAGGACGGGTGCTATTCGTGACAGGGCTATCCGATGTGATTTGCCCACCTTCCACACAGTTCGCAGTGTACAATAAAATCGTATCGGACAAGGAATTGCTTGTGTATCACGAATATGGTCATGAGTATTTACCCTATCTGTCAGATCGTGCCATGAGTGAATTTTTGCGGCTGTAG
- a CDS encoding glycoside hydrolase family 130 protein: protein MSKLNVDLDVGNVRIVGDSLSKMPWQDKPEGSEAPVWRHTENPVIGRNPVPGIARIFNSAVAPYEGRFVGIFRAETINGRPHLHLGWSDDGLAWDIETERLHLVDEEGNEYQPNYAYDPRLVRVEDTYYIIWCTDFYGAALGIAQTKDFKSFVRLENPFLPFNRNGVLLPRKLNGNFMLLSRPSDSGHTPFGDIFLSESPDLVYWGKHRHVMSKGGQGWWQSVKIGGGPAPIETTEGWLMFYHGVTGTCNGLVYSMGVAVLDLDDPSKVKYRSSNFVLTPEEWYEERGFVPNVVFPCATLHDADTGRIAIYYGAADTYVGIAYTTVSDIMEYVIATDEVVADDRESGRM from the coding sequence ATGAGTAAATTGAATGTGGATTTGGATGTAGGTAACGTACGAATTGTAGGAGATAGCCTGTCGAAAATGCCGTGGCAGGATAAGCCCGAAGGTAGCGAGGCTCCGGTGTGGAGGCATACTGAAAACCCGGTCATTGGACGGAATCCGGTACCCGGCATTGCCCGTATTTTCAACAGTGCAGTAGCTCCGTATGAAGGACGGTTTGTAGGAATATTTCGTGCTGAAACGATTAATGGACGTCCGCATTTGCATCTCGGCTGGAGTGACGATGGGCTGGCTTGGGACATTGAGACAGAGCGTCTGCATTTGGTCGATGAGGAAGGGAATGAGTATCAGCCTAATTATGCTTACGATCCGCGTCTGGTTCGAGTGGAAGATACGTATTATATCATCTGGTGCACAGATTTTTATGGAGCAGCGCTGGGGATCGCACAAACGAAGGATTTCAAAAGCTTTGTGCGATTGGAAAATCCGTTCTTGCCGTTTAATCGCAACGGAGTGCTGTTACCTCGCAAGCTAAATGGAAACTTTATGTTGCTATCCCGTCCGAGTGACAGTGGTCATACGCCATTTGGGGATATTTTCCTTAGCGAAAGTCCTGACTTGGTTTATTGGGGCAAGCACCGTCATGTAATGAGCAAGGGAGGTCAGGGCTGGTGGCAATCGGTGAAGATTGGCGGTGGACCAGCACCGATTGAGACGACTGAGGGCTGGCTGATGTTCTACCACGGGGTGACAGGCACGTGCAATGGATTGGTATACAGCATGGGCGTAGCCGTTCTTGATCTGGATGATCCGTCCAAAGTTAAATATCGTTCCTCCAATTTCGTGTTGACCCCGGAGGAATGGTACGAAGAGCGTGGCTTTGTGCCGAATGTGGTGTTCCCGTGTGCTACACTGCATGATGCGGACACCGGCAGAATTGCAATTTATTATGGAGCCGCTGATACGTATGTAGGTATCGCATACACGACAGTATCTGACATTATGGAGTATGTCATCGCAACGGATGAAGTAGTCGCAGATGACCGTGAGTCAGGCCGGATGTAG
- a CDS encoding carbohydrate ABC transporter permease produces the protein MYKLKRLLANSIKYAALLLGAFIALLPIVVILFASLKTKAEYTASSPLTPPVNWLNWANYAKAFVDGNMLTGFLNTAFILLISIIGATLTGSMIAYILNRFKFKGKSLMLGAFLLATLIPGVTTQVSTFQIINKLELFNTPWAAILLYLGTDIIAVYIFLQFLDSIAVALDESAMLDGASYLTIYWRIILPLLKPAIVTVIIIKGVNIYNDFYTPFLYMPKTSLQVISTALFKFKGPYGSQWEVISAGIIIAIIPTLVAFLSLQKYIYNGFAQGSVK, from the coding sequence ATGTATAAGCTAAAAAGATTGCTGGCAAACAGCATCAAGTATGCCGCGCTATTGCTAGGTGCGTTCATTGCTCTACTGCCGATTGTTGTGATTTTGTTTGCATCTTTGAAGACGAAGGCTGAATATACCGCAAGCAGTCCTCTGACTCCCCCGGTGAACTGGCTGAACTGGGCGAACTACGCCAAAGCCTTTGTGGATGGAAATATGCTAACCGGATTTTTGAACACAGCCTTTATTTTGCTGATCTCCATCATCGGGGCTACGTTGACCGGTTCCATGATCGCGTATATTTTGAATCGTTTTAAATTTAAAGGTAAAAGTCTCATGCTGGGTGCGTTCTTGCTCGCCACGCTCATTCCGGGGGTGACGACACAGGTATCGACATTCCAGATCATTAACAAACTGGAGCTGTTTAACACACCTTGGGCAGCTATTTTACTGTATTTGGGAACCGATATTATTGCGGTGTATATTTTCCTTCAGTTTCTGGATTCCATCGCAGTGGCGCTGGATGAGTCGGCCATGTTGGATGGGGCTTCCTATCTGACCATCTACTGGCGCATTATTTTGCCGCTGCTGAAGCCTGCCATTGTGACGGTAATCATCATCAAGGGTGTTAATATTTACAATGATTTTTACACCCCGTTCCTGTATATGCCCAAAACAAGTCTTCAGGTTATATCGACGGCACTGTTTAAGTTTAAAGGGCCATACGGATCGCAATGGGAGGTCATTAGTGCAGGCATCATCATTGCGATTATTCCGACGCTGGTTGCGTTTTTATCATTACAAAAGTATATCTATAACGGATTTGCACAGGGTTCAGTCAAATAG